A single Nicotiana tabacum cultivar K326 chromosome 5, ASM71507v2, whole genome shotgun sequence DNA region contains:
- the LOC107805304 gene encoding uncharacterized protein LOC107805304 encodes MKSIGFTSWNKKNIFDMHIGGPSYIHNQSRKNVDDLLRQKQSIQSAFAKQSDQQKLEYQTHLEVAAVDVIRYLLTQGLSFRGHREDESFINRGNFIELVKWYTERCKDVGDALKRSPKNNQLSSPYIQKDIIIACKWEQLNVLLVEDLNDNYFSILVDESRDVSCKEQIAIVLRYFDRRGRCDKVQELLLLVSDILNMVGASFKLRDELRESQEEEIEEVLRKDELETCRGLNQELGLTRAGDIQWGSHYKSFNNFILMFGPIIDVLDALTVNAHFEKKCNAKEYL; translated from the exons ATGAAAAGTATAGGATTTACAAGTTGGAATAAGAAGAACATATTTGATATGCATATTGGTGGACCAAGTTATATTCATAATCAGTCAAGAAAGAATGTTGATGATTTATTAAGACAAAAACAATCAATTCAAAGTGCATTTGCCAAACAATCTGATCAACAAAAATTAGAATATCAGACTCATTTAGAAGTTGCGGCTGTTGATGTGATAAGATATCTTTTGACCCAAGGACTATCATTTCGTGGACATCGTGAAGATGAATCATTTATTAATAGAGGTAACTTTATTGAACTTGTTAAATGGTATACTGAACGATGTAAAGATGTTGGTGATGCACTTAAAAGATCTCCAAAGAATAATCAATTGAGTTCTCCATATATTCAAAAGGATATTATCATTGCATGTAAATGGGAACAATTGAATGTGTTATTAGTTGAGGATTTAAATGATAATTATTTTTCCATTTTAGTTGATGAATCTCGTGATGTATCATGTAAGGAGCAAATAGCTATTGTTTTGCGTTATTTTGACAGAAGGGGAA GATGTGATAAAGTGCAAGAACTCTTATTATTAGTTTCCGATATATTGAATATGGTAGGAGCTTCTTTTAAGCTTAGAGATGAACTTCGTGAGTCTCAagaagaagaaattgaagaagtatTACGTAAAGATGAGCTTGAAACTTGTAGGGGCTTGAATCAAGAACTAGGACTTACTAGAGCTGGTGATATTCAATGGGGTTCTCACTACAAATCCTTTAATAATTTTATTCTTATGTTTGGCCCTATCATTGATGTACTTGATGCTCTTACTGTTAATGCACATTTTGAAAAAAAGTGTAATGCAAAGGAATATCTTTAA